A genomic window from Salvia hispanica cultivar TCC Black 2014 chromosome 5, UniMelb_Shisp_WGS_1.0, whole genome shotgun sequence includes:
- the LOC125188567 gene encoding phytyl ester synthase 1, chloroplastic-like has translation MASTMKSFSLSRPHFASNLERVAHSRYSSRCLSSKDPAAALSVKVNGAVKEERGKVVIEGKGREEVVKLEALWEDGYGTETVQDYLDYAGDIIKPDGGPVRWFTPISCGPHLRGSPLLLFLPGIDGLGLGLILHHKSLGKVFDVRCMHIPVQDRTPFAELVVWVEQTLRTEHSSCPNKPIYLVGDSFGGCLALAVAARNPDIDLVVILANPATSFGRSQLQPFLPLLEALPNELHSAFPYFLSFVMGDPVKMAAVNIDTAGPPNQYFEQLANNLLAMLPRLSGLADIIPKETLLWRLKQLNTGAAYANSRLHAVKAEVLVLASGKDGMLPSRDEAWRLLKSLKNCNIRYFKDNGHTILLEDGINLLTIIKATNMYRRSRNHDYVMDFLPPSKSEFKLAIEGNELLQNFGGPVFLSTMKDGKIVRGLDGVPEEGPVLLVGYHMLMGLELSPLVLQFLHEKKILVRGIAHPTLFSDVIESENKEFSFYDYTKLFGALPVSASNLFKLFKTKSHVLLYPGGAREALHKRGEEYKLFWPDQPEFVRMAARFEATIVPFGVIGEDDLAQLVLDYNDMIKIPYLGDLIRSENEKAQEFNFRAGASGEVANQDLYVPVIVPKIPGRLYYLFGKPIQMKGRKETLKDREKVRELYLSIKSEVEASMSYLLKKREHDPYRNIIDRAMYRAFRAPMDQVPTFEP, from the exons ATGGCTTCAACTATGAAGAGTTTTTCGCTGTCACGGCCTCATTTTGCTTCGAATTTGGAGAGAGTGGCTCATTCTAGATATTCAAGTAGGTGTTTATCTAGTAAGGATCCCGCAGCTGCATTATCTGTGAAAGTGAATGGTGCAGTGAAGGAGGAGAGAGGGAAGGTTGTGATTGAGGGGAAGGGGAGAGAGGAGGTGGTAAAGTTGGAAGCTTTGTGGGAAGATGGCTATGGGACTGAAACTGTGCAAGATTACCTTGATTATGCCGGAGATATAATCAAGCCGGACGGTGGGCCGGTGCGGTGGTTCACCCCAATCTCTTGTGGGCCCCATTTGAGAGGCTCACCTCTGCTACTTTTCTTGCCTG GAATAGATGGTTTGGGACTCGGCCTTATCCTGCACCATAAGTCTCTTGGAAA GGTCTTTGATGTTCGGTGCATGCATATCCCAGTGCAAGATCGAACCCCATTTGCAG AGTTGGTAGTGTGGGTTGAACAAACTTTGAGAACCGAGCACTCTTCATGTCCTAATAAGCCCATATATCTGGTGGGAGATTCCTTTGGTGGATGCTTGGCTCTTGCAGTTGCAGCACGGAATCCTGATATTGACCTTGTAGTCATACTAGCTAATCCAG CAACTTCATTTGGAAGGTCTCAGCTGCAGCCTTTTCTACCTTTGTTGGAAGCATTGCCTAATGAACTTCATAGTgcttttccttattttttgaGCTTTGTTATGG GTGATCCAGTAAAGATGGCCGCGGTGAATATTGATACAGCGGGCCCTCCTAACCAATACTTTGAACAGTTAGCGAACAACCTTCTTGCTATGCTGCCACGTCTTTCT GGCTTGGCTGATATCATACCAAAAGAAACCCTGCTTTGGAGACTGAAGCAGTTGAATACAGGTGCTGCTTATGCTAATTCTCGTCTTCATGCCGTTAAAGCTGAAGTACTTGTTCTTGCTAG TGGCAAGGATGGCATGCTTCCCAGTAGAGATGAAGCTTGGAGGCTCTTAAAATCACTGAAAAATTGCAATATAAGATACTTCAAAGACAATGGGCATACCATATTATTG GAGGATGGTATTAATCTATTGACCATTATCAAAGCTACTAACATGTACCGTCGGTCCAGAAACCATGATTATGTGATGGATTTCTTACCTCCTAGTAAATCCGAGTTCAAGCTAGCAATCGAGGGAAATGA ACTCCTTCAGAATTTTGGAGGTCCAGTGTTCTTGTCTACTATGAAAGATGGGAAGATCGTGAGAGGCCTAGATGGAGTTCCCGAGGAAGGTCCAGTCTTGTTAGTTGGTTATCACATGCTTATGGGTTTAGAGCTATCACCATTAGTCCTACAATTTCTGCACGAGAAGAAGATCTTGGTTCGTGGTATAGCACATCCAACTTTGTTTTCAGATGTTATTGAAAGTGAAAATAAGGAGTTTTCGTTTTACGACTATACAAAATTATTCGGCGCACTACCTGTCAGCGCAAGCAATCTTTTCAAGCtgtttaaaacaaaatctcaTGTGTTGTTGTACCCTGGTGGCGCTCGAGAGGCTCTCCACAAGAGG GGTGAAGAGTATAAATTATTCTGGCCAGATCAGCCGGAATTTGTGAGGATGGCTGCAAGATTTGAAGCCACTATCGTACCTTTTGGAGTTATCGGAGAGGATGACCTAGCTCAG TTAGTCCTGGACTATAATGACATGATCAAAATCCCATATTTGGGTGATCTAATAAGAAGCGAAAATGAAAAGGCACAAGAATTTAATTTCAG GGCTGGGGCGAGTGGTGAGGTTGCGAATCAGGATCTGTATGTTCCCGTAATCGTACCGAAGATTCCTGGGCGGCTGTACTACCTATTTGGGAAGCCGATTCAAATGAAGGGGAGGAAAGAGACGTTGAAGGACAGAGAAAAAGTGCGAGAGCTCTATCTGTCGATCAAGTCTGAAGTAGAGGCAAGCATGTCGTACCTGCTCAAGAAAAGAGAACATGATCCGTACAGGAATATCATTGATAGAGCCATGTACCGAGCTTTTCGTGCTCCCATGGATCAGGTCCCAACTTTTGAACCATAG
- the LOC125188569 gene encoding protein IQ-DOMAIN 22-like, giving the protein MGKAAKWFRGLLGLKPSDSTHRHSPKKWTFAARHKHLPDQDAEASKHAIAVAAATAAVAEAAVAAAHAAAAVVQLTTSGRNISAARREEWAAVAIQSHFRAYLSRRALRALKALVKLQALVRGHLVRRQTAYAMHRLQALVRAQVRARAVRALMSESPHSSTKSSHFNYPGPATPEKFEHATRSRSMKHEQTMMLKRNGSRSSGTPHHHDPEKPHASRVLLMDSRRLWEQGDDRSDKILEVDTGNIHHVTSKRRTLFYSSHLSLGSDQNCPSYTTSKDSTARQSVRSMSSGEVQSLSPFKFAEEDPDESAFCTADNSPAFYSASSRSKRGGPFTPTKSDGTRSCLSGYSDHPNYMSYTESSKAKVRSLSAPRQRPNYERSSSTKRYSVHGYGDSRPAQRVSTLHTNFTSKAYPGSGRLDRSGMPVRGDFDGFSGGGGNWQRF; this is encoded by the exons ATGGGCAAGGCCGCCAAATGGTTCAGAGGCCTCCTCGGCCTGAAGCCCTCCGACTCCACCCACCGCCACTCGCCTAAGAAATGGACCTTCGCCGCCCGCCACAAGCACCTCCCGGACCAAGACGCTGAGGCCAGCAAGCACGCCATCGCCGTCGctgccgccaccgccgccgtcGCTGAggccgccgtcgccgccgctcACGCTGCCGCCGCGGTTGTTCAGCTCACTACCAGCGGCAGGAACATCTCCGCCGCGCGCCGCGAGGAGTGGGCTGCCGTCGCCATTCAGTCTCACTTCCGCGCCTATCTG TCGAGGAGAGCTCTACGGGCGCTCAAGGCGCTGGTGAAGCTGCAAGCACTCGTGAGGGGTCACCTCGTGAGGCGGCAAACTGCATATGCCATGCACCGGTTGCAGGCGCTTGTCCGAGCACAAGTGCGAGCTAGGGCTGTTCGGGCTCTGATGTCGGAATCCCCACACTCGAGCACAAAATCCTCTCACTTCAATTATCCG GGGCCAGCAACACCTGAGAAATTCGAGCATGCTACTCGGTCTAGGAGCATGAAGCATGAGCAAACAATGATGCTAAAG AGGAATGGTTCGAGGTCAAGCGGAACTCCCCACCACCACGATCCAGAGAAGCCACATGCTAGCCGTGTGCTGTTGATGGACAGCAGGAGGTTGTGGGAGCAAGGCGATGATAGAAGCGACAAGATTCTTGAAGTGGACACCGGTAATATACATCATGTCACTTCCAAGCGTAGGACCCTCTTCTACTCGTCTCATCTTAGCCTAGGCTCCGATCAGAACTGTCCGAGCTACACCACATCCAAGGACTCCACAGCCCGACAGTCAGTACGGAGCATGTCATCAGGCGAAGTTCAGTCCTTGAGCCCCTTCAAGTTTGCAGAGGAGGACCCAGACGAGAGCGCCTTCTGCACTGCTGACAACAGCCCGGCATTCTATTCAGCATCATCGAGGTCCAAAAGAGGAGGCCCCTTCACCCCTACCAAGAGTGATGGTACGAGAAGCTGCCTGAGCGGTTACTCTGATCATCCAAACTACATGTCTTACACAGAATCCTCTAAAGCTAAGGTGAGATCGCTCAGTGCTCCGAGGCAGAGGCCTAACTACGAGAGATCGAGCTCTACCAAGAGGTATTCAGTTCACGGCTATGGCGATTCAAGGCCTGCTCAGAGAGTGTCTACGTTGCACACCAACTTCACCAGCAAGGCTTACCCTGGATCCGGACGCCTAGATAGGTCCGGGATGCCTGTTAGAGGCGACTTCGATGGTTTCAGCGGTGGTGGTGGTAACTGGCAGAGATTTTGA
- the LOC125190603 gene encoding transcription factor MYB3R-2-like — translation MIRARKEIRTPESTKEVGFASYSSFSDSSSDVVTPRSSSDSGLSVRGCSHPTKRSSQAGWTDDEDKRLTEVVQRFNAKNWKKISECMPGRSDVQCLHRWQKVLNPDLRKSPWTKEEDDRVTEFVVKYGSKKWSFIANFVHGRNGKQCRERWHNHLDPAIKKDAWTKEEEETLRHYHQLLGNKWAEIAKFLPGRTDNAIKNHWNCSVKKRPDMNSPPILAMESQGSSYLNIFNNEEEKMRAESGTISPYPDQKVTQKSDGSCSTIMAFGNTKFPADHAQAKPALLDSCRSYEKGSTNGIHFGSPPTNISGSCFNGSCNKVGSYNQSTNSLNNVREDALDSVPTNPKVFTSPQMSRDSQCVTDGSCDHSPVDTVLSLSVCGYTDNSIKTRKRSRICQSPLLADEGSGLSCYDPSRPNGSDIKTEHAGHQLVSSYPINLSLSISSPESILKSSAISYRNTPSIIRRKTYREVASGIYSSTFSTSMHAADCSNLTSERGGLPCHDTRSGSSVIGQAVERRLEHAFDLEWDSSSVKCYSPGSSQLKSDKKIILAP, via the exons ATGATCCGAGCAAGAAAGGAAATACGTACACCAGAGTCAACAAAAGAAGTTGGATTTGCTTCATACTCATCATTTTCTGACAGCAGTTCTGATGTTGTGACTCCAAGATCTTCTTCTGATTCTGG CTTAAGTGTCCGGGGATGTTCCCATCCAACCAAACGTTCTTCTCAAGCAGGCTGGACGGATGATGAG GATAAGAGGCTTACTGAAGTAGTGCAGAGGTTCAATGCCAAGAACtggaaaaaaatat CTGAATGCATGCCTGGAAGATCAGATGTTCAGTGCTTGCACCGTTGGCAGAAGGTTTTGAACCCAGACCTCAGGAAAAGCCCTTGGACAAAGGAG GAGGATGATCGTGTTACTGAGTTTGTTGTGAAGTACGGTAGTAAGAAATGGTCATTTATTGCAAACTTTGTACATGGTCGAAATGGAAAGCAGTGTCGCGAAag GTGGCATAATCACTTGGATCCGGCAATCAAGAAAGATGCATGGACaaaagaggaggaagaaaCTTTAAGACACTACCATCAACTACTTGGTAACAAATGGGCAGAAATTGCGAAGTTTCTCCCCGGAAG GACTGACAATGCTATAAAAAACCACTGGAATTGCTCGGTTAAGAAGAGGCCTGATATGAATTCGCCTCCTATTTTGGCAATGGAATCGCAGGGAAGTTCGTATCTGAATATCTTCaataatgaagaagaaaaaatgcgAGCTGAAAGTGGTACAATATCGCCTTATCCAGACCAGAAGGTCACTCAGAAAAGTGATGGTTCCTGTTCTACAATCATGGCCTTTGGCAATACTAAATTTCCTGCAGATCATGCACAGGCAAAACCTGCCCTGCTGGATTCCTGCAGATCTTATGAGAAAGGGAGTACAAACGGTATTCATTTTGGTTCCCCGCCCACCAATATAAGTGGCAGTTGTTTCAATGGCAGCTGCAATAAAGTCGGATCCTATAACCAGTCAACCAACTCGTTGAATAATGTTAGAGAAGATGCTCTGGATAGCGTCCCTACAAATCCAAAAGTGTTTACATCACCTCAGATGTCTAGAGACAGCCAATGTGTAACAGATGGAAGTTGTGATCACTCACCTGTTGATACCGTTTTAAGCCTCTCAGTGTGTGGATACACTGACAATAGTATAAAGACCAGAAAAAGAAGCAGGATCTGTCAATCACCTCTATTGGCTGATGAGGGGAGTGGATTGTCATGTTATGATCCATCTCGGCCGAATGGTTCTGATATTAAAACTGAACATGCTGGTCATCAGCTCGTTAGTTCCTACCCCATTAACCTGTCACTATCTATCTCTAGTCCAGAATCTATACTGAAGAGTTCGGCTATAAGTTACAGAAATACGCCTTCAATTATACGGAGGAAAACATATAGAGAAGTAGCTAGTGGAATTTACTCTAGCACTTTTAGCACTTCAATGCACGCTGCTGACTGCTCAAATTTGACGAGTGAGAGAGGTGGCTTGCCTTGTCACGACACCAGATCTGGTTCATCAGTTATAGGACAAGCTGTGGAAAGACGACTCGAACATGCATTCGATTTAGAGTGGGATTCGAGCTCTGTTAAATGTTACTCTCCAGGATCATCACAACTTAAATCTGATAAAAAGATAATCTTGGCTCCCTGA